One genomic window of Candidatus Eisenbacteria bacterium includes the following:
- a CDS encoding zinc-binding dehydrogenase, which yields MRSWKIVEHGPPSVLRVVEGPEAAPGPGQVLLRIDAVGLNHLDLWVRRGVSGHRFPLPLVPGSDIAATIERVGSSVEGWRPGDEVLLAPASGCGDCASCLGGADHLCARYEILGETTDGGCRERMVAPAASLMRRPPHLSAEEAASIPLSLLTAWHMIVDRARLRSGETVLVQAAGSGVGVMAIQIARRMGVRVLATAGNAEKAKKARRLGADEVILYRETDFLDEVRRLTNRRGVDVVIEHVGAETWDRSMRALVKGGRLVICGATSGPHVTLDLRRLFFKGLSLLGSTMGSRSEMDEALRHVEPGGISPVLDRVFRMEDLPDAHAYLEGRSAFGKVVVRGFGR from the coding sequence TTGAGGTCCTGGAAGATCGTCGAGCATGGCCCGCCGTCCGTCCTGAGAGTCGTGGAGGGGCCCGAAGCCGCGCCGGGTCCGGGGCAAGTCCTGCTGCGGATCGACGCGGTCGGACTGAACCACCTCGACCTCTGGGTGAGGCGCGGAGTGTCGGGCCACCGCTTCCCGCTTCCCCTGGTCCCGGGATCCGACATCGCGGCGACGATCGAGCGGGTCGGCTCCTCGGTCGAGGGATGGAGGCCCGGCGACGAGGTCCTGCTCGCGCCGGCGTCCGGTTGCGGGGATTGCGCGTCCTGCCTGGGCGGCGCCGACCATCTCTGCGCGCGCTACGAGATCCTCGGAGAAACGACGGATGGAGGGTGCCGGGAGCGGATGGTCGCCCCGGCGGCCTCCCTCATGCGGCGGCCCCCGCATCTCTCCGCGGAGGAGGCCGCATCGATCCCCCTCTCCCTCCTCACCGCATGGCACATGATCGTCGATCGAGCGCGCCTGCGCTCCGGCGAGACGGTGCTGGTGCAGGCGGCGGGCAGCGGCGTCGGAGTGATGGCGATCCAGATCGCCAGGCGCATGGGGGTCCGCGTTCTCGCCACGGCCGGCAACGCGGAGAAGGCAAAGAAGGCGAGACGCCTTGGCGCCGACGAGGTGATCCTCTATCGGGAGACCGATTTCCTCGACGAAGTCCGCCGCCTGACGAACCGCCGCGGCGTCGATGTCGTGATCGAGCACGTCGGCGCAGAGACCTGGGATCGGAGCATGAGGGCGCTCGTCAAGGGCGGACGGCTCGTCATCTGCGGCGCCACGTCGGGGCCCCATGTCACGCTCGACCTGCGGCGCCTCTTCTTCAAGGGCCTCTCGCTCCTCGGATCGACGATGGGAAGCCGTAGCGAGATGGATGAGGCGCTGCGGCACGTGGAACCCGGGGGAATCTCCCCCGTCCTGGATCGCGTCT